The Urbifossiella limnaea genome has a window encoding:
- a CDS encoding CotH kinase family protein: protein MTRPCLVAALVLAAPAAADEPPRRPAHLAVVPVTVTLSAAEYTAMQPRGGLAGFGPRQPVPPPADPTREAHKNNFGTDLPWATGDVTIGGETFTGVGVRYKGNGTILDASFTAQKSFRVNLGRGGGTGRYHGSKTINLHCGITDPSGYREAFGYAVYRAAKVPAPATTFAEVRLTVPGRHAAELLGLYTLTEEVDAAFLRAHYGTADGLLLKPEGVRDLEFRGDDWTRYATAYRPKREPTAAEARRLVTFSRLLHTADDAAFRREAEAYLDVDAYLRFLAVTSFVANVDSFFALGHNYYLYLHPATGRLHFVPWDLDRAFANHPLFGTAEQKMDLSLTKPYPGKHRLTERVLALPGVGERYRALLRDLAGTAFAKERLLKELDAAEAALKEPLARDAAAARARKEGDTTAGLQLMYGKPPNLREFVGRRTASVAAQLAGTSAGYVPAGGFGPFGPPPAKKE from the coding sequence ATGACCCGGCCGTGCCTCGTCGCCGCCCTCGTCCTCGCCGCACCCGCCGCCGCCGACGAGCCCCCGCGCCGCCCCGCCCACCTCGCCGTCGTCCCGGTCACCGTCACCCTCAGCGCCGCCGAGTACACCGCCATGCAGCCGCGCGGCGGGCTCGCCGGCTTCGGCCCGCGGCAGCCGGTGCCGCCCCCCGCCGACCCGACCCGCGAGGCGCACAAGAACAACTTCGGCACGGACCTGCCGTGGGCCACCGGCGACGTGACGATCGGCGGCGAAACCTTCACGGGCGTCGGCGTCCGGTACAAGGGGAACGGCACGATCCTCGACGCCAGCTTCACGGCGCAGAAGTCGTTCCGCGTAAACCTGGGGCGCGGCGGCGGCACCGGCCGCTACCACGGCTCGAAGACGATCAACCTCCACTGCGGCATCACCGACCCGTCCGGGTACCGCGAGGCGTTCGGGTACGCCGTCTACCGCGCCGCGAAGGTGCCGGCGCCGGCCACGACGTTCGCCGAGGTGCGGCTCACCGTGCCGGGCCGGCACGCCGCCGAGTTGCTCGGCCTCTACACCCTCACCGAGGAGGTGGACGCGGCGTTTCTCCGCGCCCACTACGGCACCGCCGACGGCCTGCTGCTGAAGCCCGAGGGCGTGCGCGACCTGGAGTTCCGCGGCGACGACTGGACCCGCTACGCCACCGCGTACCGCCCGAAGCGCGAGCCGACCGCCGCCGAGGCGCGGCGCCTCGTCACCTTCTCCCGGCTGCTGCACACGGCCGACGACGCCGCCTTCCGGCGCGAGGCCGAGGCGTACCTGGACGTGGACGCGTACCTGCGGTTCCTGGCGGTCACGTCGTTCGTCGCCAACGTGGACAGCTTCTTCGCCCTCGGGCACAACTACTACCTGTACCTCCACCCCGCGACGGGCCGGCTCCACTTCGTGCCGTGGGACCTCGACCGGGCGTTCGCCAACCACCCGCTGTTCGGCACCGCCGAGCAGAAGATGGACCTGAGCCTGACGAAGCCGTACCCGGGGAAGCACCGGTTGACGGAGCGCGTGCTGGCGCTGCCGGGCGTCGGCGAGCGCTACCGGGCGCTGCTCCGCGACCTGGCCGGGACGGCGTTCGCGAAGGAGCGGCTGCTGAAGGAGCTGGACGCGGCCGAGGCGGCACTGAAGGAGCCGCTGGCGCGGGACGCCGCGGCGGCGCGGGCGCGCAAGGAGGGCGACACGACCGCGGGACTGCAGCTGATGTACGGCAAGCCGCCCAACCTGCGCGAGTTCGTCGGCCGGCGGACGGCGTCGGTGGCGGCGCAGCTGGCGGGCACGTCGGCTGGGTACGTGCCGGCCGGCGGGTTCGGCCCGTTCGGCCCGCCGCCGGCGAAGAAGGAGTAG
- a CDS encoding VOC family protein gives MILGLRTAIYPAPDLARGREWYRQVLGRDPYFDEPFYVGFAVGGFELGLIPDGAPGAAGVQALWGVSDAAAELARLTVLGAEVHEPVKDVGGGIKVASVIDPFGNVFGIIENPHFNRADVR, from the coding sequence ATGATCCTGGGCTTGCGGACGGCCATCTACCCCGCGCCGGACCTGGCCCGCGGCCGGGAGTGGTACCGCCAGGTGCTCGGCCGCGACCCGTACTTCGACGAGCCGTTCTACGTCGGCTTCGCGGTCGGCGGGTTCGAACTGGGGCTGATCCCCGACGGGGCACCGGGCGCCGCCGGGGTGCAGGCGCTGTGGGGCGTGTCCGACGCCGCGGCCGAGCTGGCGCGGCTGACGGTGCTGGGGGCGGAGGTGCACGAGCCGGTGAAGGACGTGGGCGGCGGCATCAAGGTGGCGTCGGTGATCGACCCGTTCGGCAACGTGTTCGGGATTATCGAGAACCCGCACTTCAACCGCGCCGACGTGCGGTGA
- a CDS encoding PSD1 and planctomycete cytochrome C domain-containing protein: protein MRHALLAAAAVLALAPRAAADVDFARDVRPVLTEYCFACHGPDEKGRKADLRLDTRDGLTAAAKEVLARVTSAEPTERMPPPKGGKALTPAQVGAIKSWVEGGAKWSAHWAFETPKRPPVPATTPAVVNPIDAFVRARLLKDGLAPAPEASRETLIRRLSLDLTGLPPTPQEVDAFLADAAPNAYEKVVDRLLASPHYGERMAMPWLDYARFADSNGFQTDSSRAMWPWRDWVVRAFNRNLPYDQFTIQQLAGDMLANPTRDQIIATGFNRNHRLNGEGGLIGEEWRVETVIDRVDTTALTWLGMTAGCARCHDHKYDPISQAEYYRLFAFFNNVPESGTLAANRGGGNSDPAVTVPLPGQEAELAKLKDAVGAAEKAAADAAKELPKLVAAWEPGFKASHAEVKEAWTVLAPRSVAGSGMGKFEKQADGSYLAVGQSPPYDLYTVVAPVAAGPLSAVLLECLPDKSLPNQSVGRAPNGNFVLTSIEAEVTAPSLKEPRKLRFVRAVADYSQPGWDVKNLLGGDPKRGWAADGPTRRAPLKAALVADTAVEVPADATITVKLLHEALNHHSVGRFRLSVTGATPGTVTLAGPRIPPAVKAVLDTDPAKRTPTQTATLADFYRTTADGPVKRADAALAAARKRLADFDAALPTVMVMQEGTPRDAFVLVRGQYDRRGAKVTPGVPAALPPLPAGAKADRLSFARWVASAENPLTARVWANRAWEHFFGTGLVRSTENLGTQAEFPSHPELLDWLATEFVRLGWDMKAMHKLIVTSATYRQSSRVTPALVQRDPDNRLLARGPRFRLPGELVRDQALAAAGLLTRTLGGPSVRPYMPAGVWDEVSVYGDLRNYRMDAGPDRHRRTMYTVWKRTAAPPTMLLFDAPNREVCTVRRSRTNTPLQALALLNEFTYVEAARALAARMKAEGGADPLAYGFRVVTARRPTAAELAVLSDGYAADVARFRADPDAAKRLAGDAEQAALTLTANVLLNLDEVVTRE from the coding sequence ATGCGCCACGCTCTCCTGGCCGCCGCGGCCGTTCTGGCCCTGGCCCCCCGTGCCGCCGCCGACGTGGACTTCGCCCGCGACGTGCGGCCGGTCCTCACCGAGTACTGCTTCGCCTGCCACGGCCCCGACGAGAAGGGCCGCAAGGCCGACCTCCGCCTCGACACCCGCGACGGCCTCACCGCCGCGGCGAAGGAGGTGCTCGCCCGCGTCACCAGCGCCGAACCCACCGAGCGGATGCCGCCGCCGAAGGGCGGCAAGGCGCTCACGCCGGCGCAGGTGGGCGCCATCAAGAGTTGGGTCGAGGGCGGGGCGAAGTGGTCGGCGCACTGGGCGTTCGAGACGCCGAAGCGGCCACCCGTGCCCGCCACGACGCCCGCCGTCGTCAACCCCATCGACGCGTTCGTCCGCGCCCGGCTGCTGAAGGACGGGCTGGCGCCCGCGCCGGAGGCGAGCCGCGAGACGCTCATCCGCCGGCTGTCGCTCGACCTCACCGGCCTGCCGCCGACGCCGCAGGAGGTGGACGCCTTCCTCGCCGACGCCGCGCCGAACGCCTACGAGAAGGTCGTGGACCGGCTGCTGGCGTCGCCGCACTACGGCGAGCGGATGGCGATGCCGTGGCTCGACTACGCCCGCTTCGCCGACAGCAACGGCTTCCAGACCGACAGCAGCCGGGCGATGTGGCCGTGGCGCGACTGGGTCGTCCGCGCGTTCAACCGCAACCTGCCGTACGACCAGTTCACCATCCAGCAACTCGCCGGCGACATGCTCGCCAACCCGACGCGGGACCAGATCATCGCCACCGGGTTCAACCGCAACCACCGGCTGAACGGCGAGGGCGGGCTGATCGGCGAGGAGTGGCGCGTCGAGACGGTGATCGATCGCGTGGACACGACGGCGCTGACGTGGCTCGGCATGACCGCCGGCTGCGCCCGCTGCCACGACCACAAGTACGACCCCATCTCGCAGGCCGAGTACTACCGGCTGTTCGCGTTCTTCAACAACGTGCCCGAGTCCGGCACGCTGGCGGCGAACCGCGGCGGCGGCAACTCCGACCCGGCGGTCACGGTGCCGCTCCCCGGGCAGGAGGCGGAGCTGGCGAAGTTGAAGGACGCGGTCGGCGCCGCGGAGAAGGCTGCGGCCGACGCGGCGAAGGAACTGCCCAAACTCGTCGCCGCGTGGGAGCCCGGCTTCAAGGCGTCGCACGCCGAGGTGAAGGAGGCGTGGACGGTGCTGGCGCCGCGCTCGGTGGCCGGCAGCGGCATGGGGAAGTTCGAGAAGCAGGCCGACGGCTCGTACCTCGCGGTGGGGCAGTCGCCGCCCTACGACCTGTACACCGTCGTCGCCCCTGTCGCCGCCGGGCCGCTGTCGGCGGTGCTGCTCGAATGCCTGCCCGACAAGTCGCTGCCGAACCAGAGCGTCGGCCGGGCGCCGAACGGCAACTTCGTCCTCACCTCGATCGAAGCGGAAGTCACGGCGCCGTCGCTGAAGGAGCCGCGGAAGCTGCGCTTCGTGCGGGCCGTGGCCGATTACTCGCAGCCGGGCTGGGACGTGAAGAACCTCCTCGGCGGCGACCCGAAGCGCGGCTGGGCGGCCGACGGCCCCACGCGCCGGGCGCCGCTCAAGGCGGCGCTCGTGGCCGACACGGCGGTCGAGGTTCCCGCCGACGCCACGATCACGGTGAAGCTGCTCCACGAGGCGCTGAACCACCACTCGGTCGGCCGCTTCCGCCTGTCGGTGACCGGCGCTACCCCCGGCACCGTGACGCTCGCCGGGCCGCGCATCCCGCCGGCGGTGAAGGCCGTGCTCGACACCGACCCGGCGAAACGGACGCCGACGCAGACCGCGACGCTGGCCGACTTCTACCGCACCACCGCCGACGGCCCGGTGAAGCGCGCCGACGCCGCGCTGGCCGCGGCCCGCAAGCGCCTCGCCGACTTCGACGCAGCGCTGCCGACGGTCATGGTGATGCAGGAGGGCACGCCGCGCGACGCCTTCGTGCTGGTGCGTGGCCAGTACGACCGCCGCGGCGCGAAGGTGACGCCCGGCGTGCCCGCGGCGCTGCCGCCGCTCCCCGCCGGCGCGAAGGCGGACCGACTGTCGTTCGCGCGGTGGGTGGCGTCGGCGGAGAACCCGCTGACGGCGCGGGTGTGGGCGAACCGGGCGTGGGAGCACTTCTTCGGCACGGGGCTGGTGCGCAGCACGGAGAACCTCGGCACGCAGGCCGAGTTCCCGTCGCACCCCGAGCTGCTCGACTGGCTCGCCACCGAGTTCGTCCGCCTCGGCTGGGACATGAAGGCCATGCACAAGTTGATCGTCACGTCGGCGACGTACCGCCAGTCGTCGCGGGTGACGCCGGCGCTGGTGCAGCGCGACCCGGACAACCGCCTGCTGGCGCGCGGCCCGCGGTTCCGGCTGCCGGGCGAGTTGGTGCGCGACCAGGCGCTCGCCGCGGCGGGGCTGCTGACGCGGACGCTGGGCGGGCCGTCGGTGCGGCCGTACATGCCGGCGGGCGTGTGGGACGAGGTGAGCGTGTACGGCGACCTGCGGAACTACCGCATGGACGCCGGCCCGGACCGCCACCGCCGCACGATGTACACGGTGTGGAAGCGGACCGCCGCCCCGCCGACGATGCTGCTGTTCGACGCCCCGAACCGCGAGGTGTGTACCGTCCGCCGCTCCCGCACGAACACGCCGCTGCAGGCGCTGGCGCTGCTGAACGAGTTCACCTACGTGGAGGCGGCGCGGGCGCTGGCGGCCCGCATGAAGGCCGAGGGCGGCGCCGACCCGCTGGCCTACGGCTTCCGCGTGGTCACGGCCCGCCGCCCGACCGCGGCCGAGCTGGCGGTGTTGAGCGACGGCTACGCCGCCGACGTGGCCCGCTTCCGCGCCGACCCCGACGCGGCGAAGCGCCTCGCCGGCGACGCCGAACAGGCGGCGCTGACGCTGACCGCGAACGTGCTGCTGAACCTGGACGAGGTGGTGACCCGGGAATGA
- a CDS encoding DUF1501 domain-containing protein: MTPHPADALNRRLFLRHSTALGAAALATLTARAQPFRLPAAKAKRVIYLFQSGAPSQLDLFDPKPQLERRRGENLPESIRRGQRLTTMTSGQATFPTAPSMFKFAQHGKGGLWLSELMPHMATVADDLTMIRSVHTEAINHDPAITFCQTGNQLAGRPSIGSWVSYGLGSENQSLPAYVVLTSFGSGRRDDQPLYDRLWGAGFLPGRHQGVKFRNTGDAVLFLSNPPGVDPAARRATLDRLAALNRQHFDAVGDPETQARIAQYEMAFRMQTSVPELLDTTKEPRAVLDAYGPDVNRPGSYAANCLLARRLAERDVRFVQLFHMGWDHHGGLPAAIRGQCRDTDQPTAALLRDLKRKGLLDDTLVVWGGEFGRTVYSQGALTATDYGRDHHPRCYSVLMAGGGVKPGVTHGATDDFGYNVTENPVSVHDLNATILHQLGIDHEKLTFKHQGLDAKLTGVEHARVVREVLA; this comes from the coding sequence ATGACCCCGCACCCCGCCGACGCGCTCAACCGCCGCCTGTTCCTGCGGCACTCCACCGCCCTCGGCGCCGCGGCGCTCGCCACGCTCACCGCACGAGCGCAACCCTTCCGCCTCCCCGCGGCGAAGGCGAAGCGCGTCATCTACCTGTTCCAGTCCGGCGCCCCGTCGCAGCTCGACCTGTTCGACCCGAAGCCGCAACTCGAGCGCCGCCGCGGCGAGAACCTGCCCGAGAGCATCCGCCGCGGCCAGCGCCTCACCACCATGACCAGCGGGCAGGCGACGTTCCCCACCGCCCCGTCGATGTTCAAGTTCGCGCAGCACGGCAAGGGCGGGCTGTGGCTCAGCGAGCTGATGCCGCACATGGCGACGGTAGCCGACGACCTCACGATGATCCGCTCGGTCCACACCGAGGCCATCAACCACGACCCGGCTATCACCTTCTGCCAGACGGGCAACCAGCTCGCGGGCCGGCCGAGCATCGGCTCGTGGGTCAGCTACGGCCTCGGCAGCGAGAACCAGAGCCTGCCGGCGTACGTCGTCCTCACGTCGTTCGGCAGCGGCCGCCGCGACGACCAGCCGCTGTACGACCGCCTGTGGGGCGCCGGCTTCCTGCCGGGCCGGCACCAGGGGGTGAAGTTCCGCAACACCGGCGACGCCGTGCTGTTCCTGTCGAACCCGCCCGGCGTGGACCCGGCCGCGCGCCGCGCCACGCTCGACCGCCTCGCCGCGCTCAACCGCCAGCACTTCGACGCCGTCGGCGACCCCGAGACGCAGGCCCGCATCGCCCAGTACGAGATGGCGTTCCGCATGCAGACGAGCGTGCCGGAGCTGCTCGACACGACGAAGGAGCCGCGGGCCGTGCTCGACGCCTACGGCCCGGACGTGAACCGCCCCGGCAGCTACGCCGCGAACTGCCTGCTGGCGCGCCGCCTCGCCGAGCGCGACGTGCGCTTCGTGCAGCTGTTCCACATGGGCTGGGACCACCACGGCGGCCTCCCCGCGGCGATCCGCGGGCAGTGCCGCGACACCGACCAGCCCACGGCCGCGCTGCTCCGCGACTTGAAGCGGAAGGGGCTGCTCGACGACACGCTCGTGGTGTGGGGCGGCGAGTTCGGCCGCACCGTGTACAGCCAGGGGGCGCTCACCGCCACCGACTACGGCCGCGACCACCACCCGCGCTGCTACTCGGTGCTGATGGCCGGCGGCGGCGTCAAGCCGGGTGTCACGCACGGGGCGACCGACGACTTCGGGTACAACGTGACCGAGAACCCGGTGAGCGTCCACGACCTGAACGCGACGATCCTCCACCAGCTCGGCATCGACCACGAGAAGCTGACGTTCAAGCACCAGGGGCTGGACGCGAAGCTGACCGGCGTGGAGCACGCGCGGGTGGTCCGCGAGGTGCTGGCCTGA